One Myotis daubentonii chromosome 3, mMyoDau2.1, whole genome shotgun sequence genomic window carries:
- the TRPC1 gene encoding short transient receptor potential channel 1 isoform X7 produces MYTTSSILGPLQISMGQMLQDFGKFLGMFLLVLFSFTIGLTQLYDKGYTPKEQKDCVGIFCEQQSNDTFHSFIGTCFALFWYIFSLAHVAIFVTRFSYGEELQSFVGAVIVGTYNVVVVIVLTKLLVAMLHNSFQLIANHEDKEWKFARAKLWLSYFDDKCTLPPPFNIIPSPKTICYMISSLSKWICSHTSKGRVKRQNSLKEWRTLKQKRDENYQKVMCCLVHRYLTSMRQKMQSTDQATVENLNELRQDLSKFRNEIRDLLGFRTSKYAMFYPRN; encoded by the exons ATTTCAATGGGACAGATGCTTCAAGATTTTGGAAAATTTCTTGGGATGTtccttcttgttttgttttctttcacaaTTGGATTGACACAACTGTATGATAAAGGCTATACTCCAAAAGAGCAGAAGGACTGTGTAGGCATCTTCTGTGAGCAGCAGAGCAACGACACTTTCCATTC GTTCATTGGCACTTGCTTTGCTTTGTTCTGGTATATTTTCTCCTTAGCACATGTGGCAATCTTTGTCACAAGATTTAGCTACGGAGAAGAACTGCAGTCCTTTGTGGGAGCTGTCATTGTTGGCACATACAATGTGGTGGTTGTGATTGTGCTCACCAAGCTTCTGGTGGCAATGCTGCACAACAGCTTTCAGTTGATAGCA AATCACGAAGACAAAGAATGGAAGTTTGCCCGCGCAAAGTTGTGGCTTAGTTACTTTGATGACAAGTGTACATTACCTCCACCTTTCAACATCATTCCTTCACCAAAGACCATCTGCTACATGATTAGTAGCCTCAGTAAATGGATTTGCTCTCATACATCAAAAGGCAGGGTTAAACGGCAAAACAGTTTAAAG GAATGGAGAACTTTGAAACAAAAGAGAGATGAAAACTACCAAAAAGTGATGTGCTGCTTGGTGCATCGTTACTTGACTTCCATGAGACAGAAGATGCAAAGCACAGATCAGGCAACTGTGGAAAATCTAAATGAACTGCGCCAAGATCTGTCAAAATTCCGAAATGAGATAAGGGATTTACTTGGCTTTCGGACTTCTAAATATGCTATGTTTTATCCAAGAAACTAA